In the genome of Halostella limicola, one region contains:
- a CDS encoding J domain-containing protein, with amino-acid sequence MAYDFYDLLGVSEDASQDEIKDAFRDKVQEVHPDLNDDPRAPAQFTALKKGYDTLKDPVERKAYDRLGHKDYVAKRLEGLPSADQWKPADSDGSASDGSAATGGASSASSATSGTTAGASGSGTTDGSSTRTTSATGTAGATGTTGASTGTGGTGGTGRGSGGSTTSTSASGTATGAGTSSSATTGTRTGTTASTRTGTTSASGAGTGSAADAATGSGAESDDGATSTADGPGLIDRLRSINYGWPLVFLTTLVYAVGVGMYARENLDALRELAAQVRASGTDAAALREALLAADYGLVPVFEFVRTTVLIGSAPGPGVLIAIGAVLMPAIFIVVVRTTRKAFAWQPTYLYVAAVLAPLTGLGANAGGIDRPVLTVVAFGLLPLGAVVTLLFNAFVTPRLKRLF; translated from the coding sequence CTGAACGACGACCCGCGCGCCCCCGCGCAGTTCACCGCCCTCAAGAAGGGGTACGACACCCTGAAGGACCCGGTCGAGCGGAAGGCGTACGACCGCCTGGGGCACAAGGACTACGTCGCGAAGCGCCTCGAGGGCCTGCCGAGCGCCGACCAGTGGAAGCCCGCGGACTCCGACGGGAGTGCGAGCGACGGATCGGCGGCGACCGGCGGCGCATCGAGCGCGTCGAGCGCGACGAGCGGAACGACCGCCGGCGCTTCGGGAAGCGGGACTACCGACGGGTCGTCGACGCGGACGACGTCGGCGACGGGGACCGCTGGAGCCACCGGTACGACCGGGGCCTCGACCGGAACCGGCGGAACCGGCGGAACCGGGCGGGGCTCCGGCGGATCGACGACGAGTACGAGCGCGAGCGGGACCGCTACCGGGGCCGGAACGTCGTCGAGTGCGACTACCGGGACGCGGACGGGCACCACCGCGTCGACGCGGACCGGGACGACGAGCGCGTCCGGCGCCGGAACGGGCTCCGCGGCGGACGCCGCGACCGGATCGGGAGCGGAGAGCGACGACGGCGCGACGTCGACGGCCGACGGACCGGGGCTTATCGATCGACTGCGGTCTATCAACTACGGGTGGCCGCTCGTCTTCCTGACGACGCTCGTCTACGCCGTCGGGGTCGGCATGTACGCCCGGGAGAACCTCGACGCGCTCCGGGAACTGGCTGCGCAGGTACGTGCGAGCGGGACCGACGCCGCGGCGCTGCGGGAAGCGCTGCTCGCCGCCGACTACGGCCTCGTACCCGTGTTCGAGTTCGTCCGGACGACGGTGCTCATCGGGTCCGCGCCGGGGCCGGGCGTGCTGATAGCCATCGGCGCGGTGCTCATGCCCGCCATCTTCATCGTCGTGGTGCGGACGACGCGGAAGGCGTTCGCCTGGCAGCCGACGTACCTCTACGTCGCTGCCGTCCTCGCGCCACTGACCGGGCTCGGGGCCAACGCGGGCGGGATCGACCGGCCGGTCCTGACGGTGGTCGCGTTCGGCCTCCTGCCGCTGGGCGCGGTCGTCACGCTGCTTTTCAACGCGTTCGTCACGCCGCGGCTGAAGCGTCTGTTCTGA